The Castor canadensis chromosome X, mCasCan1.hap1v2, whole genome shotgun sequence genome includes a region encoding these proteins:
- the Chst7 gene encoding carbohydrate sulfotransferase 7 — protein MKGRRRRRREYCKFALLLVLYTLMLLLVSSVLDGSRDQDKGVGHCSGLHHSLGVWSLEAAAAGEREQGAEARPAAVGDTGESSKAPGNFNSVGEAVAHEKQHIYVHATWRTGSSFLGELFNQHPDVFYLYEPMWHLWQALYPGDAESLQGALRDMLRSLFRCDFSVLRLYALQGNPAGLTDPTNLTTAALFRWRTNKVICSPPLCPGAPRARDEVGLIEDVACERSCPPVALRALEDECRKYPVVVIKDVRLLDLGVLVPLLRDPGLNLKVVQLFRDPRAVHNSRLKSKQGLLRESIQVLRTRQRGDRFHRALLAHGVGARPGAQSRALPSARADFFLTGALEVICEAWLRDLLFARGAPTWLQRRYLRLRYEDLVQQPRAQLRRLLSFSGLRSHAALHDFALNMTRGTAYSADRPFHLSARDAREAVHAWRERLSQEQVRQVEAACAPAMRLLAYPRSGEEGDAEPPREEETTLEMEA, from the coding sequence ATGAAGGGGCGGCGACGGCGACGCCGAGAGTACTGCAAGTTTGCGCTGCTGTTGGTGCTGTACACACTGATGCTGCTACTCGTCTCCTCCGTACTGGACGGCAGCCGCGACCAGGACAAGGGCGTCGGACACTGCTCCGGCCTGCACCACAGCCTGGGAGTGTGGAGCCTGGAGGCGGCGGCGGCTGGAGAACGCGAGCAGGGCGCGGAGGCGCGGCCCGCCGCCGTTGGGGACACGGGCGAGTCCTCTAAGGCCCCAGGCAACTTTAACTCCGTCGGGGAGGCTGTGGCTCACGAGAAACAACACATCTATGTGCATGCCACCTGGCGCACCGGCTCGTCCTTCCTGGGCGAGCTCTTTAACCAGCACCCGGACGTTTTCTACTTGTATGAGCCCATGTGGCATCTGTGGCAGGCGCTGTATCCGGGCGATGCCGAGAGCCTGCAGGGCGCGCTGCGCGACATGCTGCGCTCGCTCTTCCGCTGCGACTTCTCGGTGCTGCGGCTGTACGCGCTGCAGGGGAACCCTGCGGGTCTCACGGACCCAACCAATCTCACCACGGCCGCCCTCTTCCGCTGGCGGACCAACAAGGTCATCTGCTCACCGCCGCTGTGCCCCGGCGCGCCCCGTGCCCGCGACGAAGTGGGCCTCATCGAGGACGTCGCCTGTGAGCGCAGCTGCCCACCCGTGGCACTACGCGCTCTGGAGGACGAGTGCCGCAAGTACCCAGTGGTGGTCATCAAGGACGTGCGCCTGCTAGACTTGGGTGTGCTGGTGCCCCTGCTGCGTGACCCCGGCCTCAATCTGAAGGTGGTGCAGCTTTTCCGCGACCCGCGGGCCGTGCACAACTCGCGCCTCAAGTCTAAGCAGGGGCTGCTGCGGGAGAGCATCCAGGTGCTGCGCACCCGCCAGAGGGGTGACCGCTTCCACCGCGCGCTGCTGGCGCACGGCGTGGGTGCTCGCCCTGGGGCCCAGTCCCGCGCGCTGCCCTCCGCGCGTGCAGATTTCTTCTTGACCGGCGCGCTTGAGGTGATCTGCGAGGCCTGGCTGCGCGACCTGCTTTTCGCGCGCGGCGCGCCCACCTGGCTGCAGCGCCGCTACCTGAGGCTGCGTTACGAGGACCTGGTGCAGCAGCCCCGCGCCCAGCTGCGCCGCCTGCTGAGCTTCTCCGGGTTGCGTTCCCACGCCGCTCTCCATGACTTCGCACTCAACATGACGCGCGGCACGGCCTACAGCGCCGATCGGCCCTTCCACCTGTCGGCGCGCGACGCCCGCGAGGCTGTGCATGCCTGGCGCGAACGCCTGAGCCAAGAGCAGGTGCGCCAGGTGGAAGCTGCCTGCGCGCCAGCCATGCGTCTGCTGGCCTACCCTCGCAGCGGAGAGGAGGGCGACGCGGAGCCCCCCAGGGAAGAGGAGACGACACTGGAGATGGAGGCCTAA